In Sinorhizobium mexicanum, the DNA window GTTGAAGGCTCTCGTCGAGTCTGGCGGAGGTGCGGTTCGCGAGCTGGATCCTTCTCTCATCGACCCCTCCCCTTACCCGGACCGACTGCCGGACGATGACGAGACAAGCTTCGAGGCGTTCAAGCGTTCAATTGAGATCGACGGGCAAAAGGTCCCTGTCCAGGTCCGGAGACACCCCACGTCGCCTGGTCGCCATCAGATCGTCTACGGTCACCGGCGCTGGCTTGCTGCCAAGCAACTCGGCAGACCCGTTCGGGCCATTGAGGTTGAGATTTCCGACATCGATCTTGTCCTCGCGCAAGGCATCGAGAATGCAAGCCGTCAAGATCTAACCTGGATCGAGCGCGCGCTGTTCGCGTCTCGGATGGATGATGCGGGGATTAAGCCCCGCCATATCTACGCGGCGCTTTCTATTGAGGACGCTGAACTGGCGCGTATGCGGAACGTCTACCGCATCGTTCCGGCGGATATCATCGAAGCGATCGGGCGGGCGCCAAAGATCGGCCGGCCTCGCTGGCTCGATTTTGCCAAGGTAATTGCCGGCGACCCGCGTACCCTCGATTCCATTCGGGCTGAGCTGGACAGCAAGGGCAGTGCTCCCGAAACTTCCGACCAGAGGTTTCAGCGCGTCCTGAACGCCATCAAGCCAGCCGCCAACAAGGCCGTTGAAGCAACTCCGATCTCGGACGGAAATGGTACGAGGCTTGGCGCGTTGGTGATGTTCCCGAAAGAGGTTCGAATTTCGGCCGACGGATCGCTTGGGATCGAGTTTTTGAA includes these proteins:
- the repB gene encoding plasmid partitioning protein RepB is translated as MSKSSRKSIVASFGLLSAELENKLASDQQPAPPAPPSGKRVGAGVIGAAHRAIDDIRSERDRLKALVESGGGAVRELDPSLIDPSPYPDRLPDDDETSFEAFKRSIEIDGQKVPVQVRRHPTSPGRHQIVYGHRRWLAAKQLGRPVRAIEVEISDIDLVLAQGIENASRQDLTWIERALFASRMDDAGIKPRHIYAALSIEDAELARMRNVYRIVPADIIEAIGRAPKIGRPRWLDFAKVIAGDPRTLDSIRAELDSKGSAPETSDQRFQRVLNAIKPAANKAVEATPISDGNGTRLGALVMFPKEVRISADGSLGIEFLKFVEAELPGLAERFARQREHE